ATAACATCTGGAAATAGAGCCTATTCGATGCAAAGGTTTATAGCAGTAGAATTGAGGGTTGTGAGCCAACTGTGACTGTAGGTTGAATGCTGTGCATGTAGCTCTCAATTGTTATCAGAACCATAAAGAGCTTTACCCATgtattaatgaaatattttataaatctTTCACAAGCATTGAGGGTTTCTTCAGAGCACTTTGTTGTGTTTGATACACATAgggctttttttctttcctttttgtctcCAGCTGGTTGCAAAAAGTGTTTAATTTATTGGGATACCGAAAGTAATGAGCCTCGGAGTGTTTTTATGTCCATGTTTTAAGATTTTAAAGGAATACCCTAATGGGAAATACGGGAGCgtcagattccacccgtctgctttgacccatgacatcacaaatatggtggaaacgaccaGCGGCTATGACGTCATTAGTTAAAAAAGAcagcaaacacaaaaatacactgaagaacaaaaaacacacacaaacaccttCCACAGAAAACCTAATCAAACTAATGGGACATGAGTGGGAAATCGGGGGTTTTTGAATGGGGACAAACTAAACACAGGCCACTACACCAAATGACAAAAAACACTAGAAAACAAGACACCACAACCTTCCCAAATTCCACTATACACAAAGTAGACTGGGATCGaccacttcccttaacctatatatgtCAATAGAAACAACCAATACCACACTATGAATCTCAAAACTTTCACCATCATCACACTTAATCGTATCACCAAAAAAACTAGAAAATCAAAATtgcaatcgaacacttcccttgacctattaTCCTTACGACACCTCCACATATAGCCGTACCTGGTtagagacgccggaactttagtaagcctcatttcttgaCAACACACTGAACACGTCAAGACTTCAGCCAACAGgcgaaatagctgaagaaattttattagagacaatgcaCTGTTCCCCATCATCACTGACAACCAAAATCGTTAACTCGCTGAAAAATATTCTGCTGAAAGCAGTCACCACcgataccacacacgtgcaatgctaccACGCAAGTGAACGCCATATGCCACATAACAcactacccataaacacaccaccaggtAGAACCACCGACTGCAACAATACGCCACCAATAAACATGCCACACACGCAAACTAAACCGAAAACATCACAtaacccataaacacaccaccagagagcaccatcgatcacatcaaaacgacacctacaaacacgcgactctcacaaactaaactctgcgccatcgtgatgtcacacaccacaacagccttacgtcacgggtcaaagccgacgggtggaatcAAACACATTGGTTGACCCCTAATGATGTTTACAGATATTGATCCAAACGGATGAGCTCTTTTGTGTGCATCAGAAATACAGTACTTTCCTAGGATTCACTTGGCAAATGGATTTATAGTTTATGCTGTGGAACAGTATACAATGTCAGACACTGAAGCTGATGAGATGTAAGCATGCTACAATATTCCTCATCCATTCTGTCTCCTCAAGTGCTTTTAAAGTTATTCAGTACGTGAACTTGGTTCTCCACCTACATAGAATGGTGAGCAAGCTGTAATTCTGTTGGGTGCATAGTAGTTAAAACAAATTTGGCTGCAGATGAAGTTACGAAGGATACCTGCATGGGAATACAGCATGACAGAGTGCTGCACTTTTATTTGCTGTCACTTCGTAGCCTATGACATAATACACTCAAACAATTACAACAGTAACTGCTTATGTTCCTCAGTGTCTTCCATAAATAAGTGTTTTACGTACTTTGGTGAGCAGAGCAGTTTCATTTATCCATGAACACTTAGTTCAAATCAAATAAGATTAGTTAAGATTAGGTAAAGCTAAAAAAGAGAGAATCCTCTTGTGATTTACCATGATCTAGTCAGGCTTCTTATTATTTACATGCTAAAATAGGCATAAGTCCAAGAAaagacctctaagaccaaggaacttgcggtggcacccgcCCCACCGCAACCTttaagctctgcgtctgaggattaggtggagatcctggcgtctgctgaggacctggatctcaccagTTTTTCCGGTGCAATGGATAGCGcttgcacaggtgctcaatcggtggCGGCAGGTGAGCAAGCGGCGTAATGTGCCTCCCCGGTCCCTTCATTTCTTTCTCGGCCATGGCTAATGTcaccctccagtggaactgcagtggttttttccaccatcttgctgagctctgacaacttctcagccttcaccctttcctctgcactgctcttcaagaaacttggtttccagcaatgtgcacctctgccctccgtggctatcggggttattataggaactgggcagcttatgaaagggggtctgatggcgtctgcatctatgttctTCACTCCCTTCAAAGTGAGTGTGCCCctttacaaacacctttagaggccgtcgctgttcaggtgtggaccccacaggctgttactgtcttcaGTCTGAATCTTCCACCGGCTGGTGATGTCCTGCAGCATATCCTGGCTGCGCTgttagcccaattgccgccaccttttctgttactgggcgacttcaacgcccataaccctctatgGGATGGAACAGTGGCAACAGGCCGAAGCAGCACTgttgagcatgtattggcacagctcaaCCTTTCCCTTTTAAATTATGGTGCCttgacacatttcagtgtggtgcatggcacatactcagccatcaacctttcgatctgcagccctagcctcttaccgtctgtccaatggagtgtgcatgacgacttgtgtggtagtgaccactttccgatctttctgtcacagcCACAGCATTACTCTTatgggcgcccttgcagatgggctatgaatagggCTGACTGGGACTCGTTCTCCTCCATTGctactattgagcctctttccaatgacaccATTGATGTGGTGTTTCACtctgtcaccaccggcatcgttacttccgcagaatctgccattccctgttcttctgggttcccttggcggaggactgtgccttggtggtcgcctgagattgctGAGGTGACTAAAGATCGCCGGCAggtgctccagcgtcacaagcaacATCCCTAATTAGAACACCTCATCGcgtttaaacggctctgtgcgcgGGCCcaccgcatcattcgccaacacaagcaggagtgctggaaaAGGTATgcctccaccattggcctccatatctctccatcgcaggtttgggccaagattaggcgcctctacagctatcggacccctgcactatcactgaatggagcagtttttaCTGACTTTGACATACTTGCAAactgcttagcagagcattttgctctgatttctgcttctgcaaattacccactggccttccgctccctgaaagagcggttggaaaGTCGGAGCCTTTCCTTTCACACACGCtaccctgaatcctacaatgttatgttcagtgagtgggaattccaaagtgccctagccgctttcCCTGATACGgttcccgggccagatcgcatccactgtcagatgctcaaacacctcacGGCGGACTGCCAGCAATGCCTCCTAGACCTTTACAACTGTATCTGAGTCGAGggtgagttcccgtcgcaatggcggcaAAGCATCATAATCTCAGTTTtcaaacctggcaagaacccactggaggtggacagctaccaccccattagcctcaccaacatcctttgcaagttgcttgaacgcatggtgagccggcggttgagttgggtactcaagtcttggggccttctggctccgtctcagagtgggttccgtaagggccgctctgccgccgataatctggtgagcctggagtctgccatccatacgacctttgcccgccgtcagcacctcggcgctgtcttttttgacatgaaGAAAGCATACGATATGACTTGgcaacatcacatcctctctatgcttcatggttggggtcttcggggtccactgaCGATTTTCATATGAAATTTTCTGTCTCATCGTACCTTCtgcgtgcaagttgcggcctcccatagttccccccccccccccgagtttagGAGAACgaggtaccacagggatctgtcttaagtgtctgcctgttttttaattgcaattaatgggcttgcTGCAGCGGTGGgaatgtctgtctcagcttccttgtatgctgacgacttctgcctctactatagcgccattggcattgcagctgctgaacgtcaactgcagggcgctatctgcaaggcgcagtcttgggctgtagtgtatggcttccagttttcggctgtcaagacctgcgttatgcatttctaccggtgacgcactgttcaccctaagccacggctttatcttgacggcgaacctcttgctgtggtggagacacatcagtTTTTGGGTgttgtttttgatgcccggttgacttggctccctcatatccggcagcttaaacagatgtgttggtggcatcttaatgctctgcattGCTTGATCCACACCAGCTGGGGAGCCGATTGGTCTACCCTCTTACAACTCTgccaggcgttaattcagtcccgtctggattatgggagcctggcttacggttcaGCATCTccttctgcgttgcgggtgctggaccccatccttcacagcaggatccgacttgccactggagcTTTCTGGACCAGCCCTGTGAAGAGCATACTtgcggaggcaggtgtccctccactgcagtttcGGTGCCAACGTTTagtggccgcttatgctacacatgtttgtagcttgcctgggcatcccaattatcatctcctgttccctcagtctgtcttccatctcccagaacgtcggccctggtcgggttgtacgatcgcagTTCATGTCAGGGAGCTTCTCTCTGGACTTGGggcttttccctcttccacctctttttccGGGCcgctctgcgtacacccccgtggtgtgtgccccgcccatgcctttggctcgaattggcacagggcctgaaggactcggtccctcctgaggccttccgctgccgctttctttccatccttgccacgcaTCAGGGCTTTGGCGTTGTCTACACTGACGGTTTgttggttgctggtcgtgtcggtaatgctctaactctaggggaccattacgaacaacactcattgctggctggctgcagtgttttcactgctgagctggtcgcaaTCTctcatgccctagagtatatccactcctgttcaggtgagtccttcgttatctgtagcgacacCCTGAGCAGTttatgagctatcgaccagtgtttctctcgctctcgtctggtgatggctatctagGAGTCCCTCCATACTTTTGCtcgttgcggccactctgtggtctttgtgtggactccTGGTCATGTCAGCATCCCGGGCAATTAACgtgttgacatgctggccaaacaggctgtctgtGCACCAGCCTTATCGATTGggctttcggagagtgacctcagggcagttttgcggcagaatgtacttcgcacctggggtgaagaatggcgcaccctgccttcaccaaacaaacttagggccatcaaggaggctaccggtgcatggcactcctccttgcgggtctctcgcaaggagtctgttgtcctctgctggctgctCATTGGGCACACCTGGTTGACGCACAGCCACTTagtgcgccgtgaggacccacctctatgtcgctgcggatccgctttgatggtggtccacattttgttggcctgtccccttttagctgtgctcaggcagacattcgcgctgctccctgcccttttaacagatgacattgccatggcaggcttagtttactgttttattcgggcaggaggcttttatcatttaatctaagtgtttgtcattttttttgtgttgagtctggcctttgaaCTACAATTGTAGATTGGGTTTTTTAGTATGTTTCTCGGTGgtgggcttttccttttttgtctctatggtcggccaaccactgtcacactctgtgagattttaattccttttgtctgatctctgtctgtCTTGTCCTGTGTCGTTTTACTGCGAGAATGTGTAATTTATCAATCAAAATAAGGGGTGGGACGATACTCCCAGTAAATGTTTACATGTAAACATGTGTGTATCATTCATTGCTTttattacaaagaatgaaagatcaGAAGAGagaatatatctctctctctctctctctctccccctccctccctccacgcaCACACACAGTGTTGAATAGCTGTGTAGTGATAAGCCAGTATAAAAACATTGTCAGTAGGTCATCGCTTTGTAATGCAATGCACTTTACAAATCCATGTCAAATATCAAGAACAGTTATTGGTAACAGAATTATTACTGAAGGTATTAACAGTTGGCACGTGTTTCTTAATAATAAATGTATCCTTAAATGTTAAACTGTTATCAATGATTAAAAAAATGCTTTGTCAGTTTTACTGGCATTTCAGACAGGCTGTATGTTTTGTTCTGCTCCTTTCTTCATCTAATTTTGTATGACTGCACTGCTGTGAATTTGGTGATTTTTGGACTCATGGAGTTGGTATCTGTGCATGACTCATCtttaattaaaattgttatggATAAACTTTCTTTACTCTGATTGTTTCAGTAGAATAGAATAAGCAAAAATACTGCTTACAGGCTACCTACTTAATGTAATGAATATTTCAAGAATTACTTTTAAACTTGggttttgttttcttgtttattaTGTACTGCCCTAAAAATTGTCCTCATTAATAATGCATAGTGTGATTTATTTCACCCAATAACTCTTCCTTAGCTCTCAAGTAGCTTTTATTAAGCTCAGTGTATCAATTAATCTGTTAAACATGTAAAATGCTGGGTATTTATGAATTTTGGTCATTCATCCAGGAATTTATCCTGAGTATTTACCCCAGCTTATAAGTGCCCAGGCATTTTACATCACCAAGAAGTGCATATAAAACCACCTTGCTGCAGACCACATTGCTCCCCACTTACACTAAACATGAAGTGCTAAAGTTAGGTTAAATTTTAGTATGAAAGTAGTATGAAATGTATTAAAGATTTGCGTTTTAGAGAATgaaaaataagtttacattttttttcaggTTGCCTTTGAAAATGCGGCGAAAAAAACTGAAGCCAACACTTAGAAGCATCTACCATTCCCCAAAATATCAGCCAAAGGTTGTGTTGGAGCGTTTGAATCTGACATCCCTGAGCAAATACCATCTGTCGAAACCCAAGAAACAAGTTACACAAGCAGCCACAACCGTCACAAAGGTTCTTCCACTACCACCAAGGCGCAAAATCAGCATAGATTTTCTGAAAACGCAAAGTGTGCAAGAAAATGTTGTCTCCAGTGGCTCAAGTCCTGTCGCAGCTTCTCGTCCAAAACGGAAAGGAAGTACAGCATCTCACTCTGATGAACAAGAAGTGCCAGTTATGGGCACACACAAAACCAACAAAAGTGAGAGACTGAAAGCAAGAGCTCATTCATCGGGCAAACCTCCTGATCACTCACAGCCTGAATTAGGGTTCCATGTGGATATTGAGGAACCTACACGTCAGAGGCCTTCTAGCTGCCCACCCAGAGCAGCAGTCTCATCCACAAGCAGTGTAAAGAAGGGAAATTATGAGGAAGACGGGTTTGTGAACAGTGCAGACGACATATCTAGTCGAGAAGGAACACCTGATGCTTCATCTAGTTCCCGGCTTTGGCCCACACCAAAAATTGTCTCTGTGTCGTCAATGGCAGTACTAGACAGTGAGGTAAGATGGTTGTTGGCCAATGCTTTCATAAATGATCTGATTGTCAGCTCACAATTACTTACAACATGTTGATGTTCAGgcgtcattattttatttttgatttaccAAAGAATCTGGCAGCAGTTGTCTGTAGTGTCCAACTGAGAAAATGTTAAATTATAAagtgtcatttagctacaaatagTTATACATCATTAAATTTCAGAGAGACATTTAAAAGTTTGTTCCTTTCTACAGTTTTTTGGATTTTCTCCCTCTTTAGTGTATTAGTCTTTGGACAATAATCTAAATTTAATCATAAAAATACGAGACAGAATTGCTGTTGGATATTTACCTGTAACACATTAAATTTCAGTGGGCTACTGCCAATCATTGCTTGATAATCATACCAGTTTCCATTTTTCTACTGTGTTTCCTTTATTGCATTGCAGTTAAAGTGTGAAAATGCCTTTGATGGCTTTGCACACTGCTCCTTGCATAAAATATATGGTGACACAGATTACACATTATAGTGTGTGGATTGTGTGGCTGAGCCTGGTAAAGTGTACATCTCTGACAGCTTTCATTTTTTGAAGTTCCTGCTCAAAATCTAAAACGGTAGTGGAAATAGTTACGTGCCTGCTAGTATGATTTGTTATGGTGCACCAGTTACACAGATCAATATTTAGGCTCTTATGGTTCTTCTTGAATTAATCCTGATTCAGAGCAGTATTATGGGGCTTTCTGCATGTGTGCACACAAAATTTGGCAAGGTGGTCTCGAGATAAACAATCCATCTGAGTTGGTGACCAGTGATTGTGGGTTCCAAGTGTTACTAATCGTCACTTCAGGAACACATGTATGAATGTGTTCCATTTTATCTTCATAAGGTATCTAAGGTTGTGTTGAACTGTTAGTTTTTTAAGATTACAGTGCTGTAGCATCCATGTATTGCAACCATAGAGCAAAGTAGAAACAACTGCTGCTCagacaccatcagtttggtgcacAGTGTTGGATCTCTTTGTTGacgaaggggtgtgtgtgtgtgtgtgtgtgtgtgtgtgtgtgtgtgtgtgtgtcatccaaaAGCAATGCGGGCATCAAGCATTATTTTCTCCACATCCTTTTCCAATGATCAGTTAGTTGATAATGCACATTGTAGGGAGAGGAAGTGCTGGAAATAGATATTGAAATTGGGAAAGGCAATTTCAAGGGCTAGTTCTGTGAGGGCCTTTTTTAAAATTGATCAAGCCAAACCGTTTGTGCACCACTGAAACAATGTAGATGGCTGCAGCTTCGCTGATGTATAACCAGGAGAAGCATTATCATCTGCATACGGCAGTTAGTTACCTGGGTGAGATTTGTGAACATTCTAGAATGGAATCCAGACTGATTAAATAGTCCCTTACCAATTCTGTATTTTTCTACACCTGCATTGTTCAGATGGTTTCTCTTAAAACATGACTGTAAGGTATGGGGCAAACAGTGTTGGCATGAGGACATGTTGTTGTTTGAGACTTTTGGTAATAGAGAATTTATCAGGCATTTCGCACTTGTACAGACACTCACAAAAGTATGAGGGTGATTAGAGAAGTCTGGTAAATTTTCGTGAAATGATTGAAAATTTTTGTCGCAGTTTCATGGTTGGTTAGCTCGATtgttcgtataaagaatttcacatTGTACAATATACAGTTCATTGACAACTATATGAACTGGTCAGTGTTGACAGTGAtagaaaatggagaaaacagaaTTTGAAGGCTTCGACTGCTGCACAGATAGACAGAATTGGATAAAGTTCATGTGAACTCGACACTATTGTTGAAGACTGTTTACTTTTGTACAAGCACCAATGGTGAAGTGTGCTCTGGCCATCCAAGTGAGGTCACCcctaaggaaaccattgacaaaatctatGATATGGCAGTGCAAGACTGTTGAATCAAAATTCCCGAGGTTGCTGAGACTGGAGGCATCTCAACTAAGTCAGTGCCTAATATCCTGTATGGAGAATTGGCTATTACTAAGCTGTGCATGAGCTGGGTGCCATGATTGCTCAGGCAAGCAAAAGCACAACTGGCACATGTAAACACAATGTCTGGTGAAGTTTAATTGCAATCCAGGAGACTTTTTGCTCCTATCTGTGGTTGtcaatgaaacctggatccatgacgcgacaaaacaatggacagaggCTAGTGAAAGTGCAcccaagaaagcaaagacaattttaTCAGCTGGTAGCGTGATGGCCAC
This genomic interval from Schistocerca cancellata isolate TAMUIC-IGC-003103 chromosome 3, iqSchCanc2.1, whole genome shotgun sequence contains the following:
- the LOC126174960 gene encoding uncharacterized protein LOC126174960 isoform X2, translating into MLLLLRLPLKMRRKKLKPTLRSIYHSPKYQPKVVLERLNLTSLSKYHLSKPKKQVTQAATTVTKVLPLPPRRKISIDFLKTQSVQENVVSSGSSPVAASRPKRKGSTASHSDEQEVPVMGTHKTNKSERLKARAHSSGKPPDHSQPELGFHVDIEEPTRQRPSSCPPRAAVSSTSSVKKGNYEEDGFVNSADDISSREGTPDASSSSRLWPTPKIVSVSSMAVLDSEAKQRLRKQIIPSQAEAASTSTGTLDVEADQSIRQPTTTTSSPTKDQTTAEPPTKVVRLADDAEDAVPEAEAPQPAQLGFWDRERRIAGMKNSLFRLQDVVTRVSKVSQSQAAKIRELQAKAESVPQVMCDPRCVELQRTLAILGIGDEIFVKLAGIISDSQPATEFFNPKAAAIMNLIRDYTSLY
- the LOC126174960 gene encoding uncharacterized protein LOC126174960 isoform X1, with translation MESSAHQKLPLKMRRKKLKPTLRSIYHSPKYQPKVVLERLNLTSLSKYHLSKPKKQVTQAATTVTKVLPLPPRRKISIDFLKTQSVQENVVSSGSSPVAASRPKRKGSTASHSDEQEVPVMGTHKTNKSERLKARAHSSGKPPDHSQPELGFHVDIEEPTRQRPSSCPPRAAVSSTSSVKKGNYEEDGFVNSADDISSREGTPDASSSSRLWPTPKIVSVSSMAVLDSEAKQRLRKQIIPSQAEAASTSTGTLDVEADQSIRQPTTTTSSPTKDQTTAEPPTKVVRLADDAEDAVPEAEAPQPAQLGFWDRERRIAGMKNSLFRLQDVVTRVSKVSQSQAAKIRELQAKAESVPQVMCDPRCVELQRTLAILGIGDEIFVKLAGIISDSQPATEFFNPKAAAIMNLIRDYTSLY
- the LOC126174960 gene encoding uncharacterized protein LOC126174960 isoform X3; this translates as MRRKKLKPTLRSIYHSPKYQPKVVLERLNLTSLSKYHLSKPKKQVTQAATTVTKVLPLPPRRKISIDFLKTQSVQENVVSSGSSPVAASRPKRKGSTASHSDEQEVPVMGTHKTNKSERLKARAHSSGKPPDHSQPELGFHVDIEEPTRQRPSSCPPRAAVSSTSSVKKGNYEEDGFVNSADDISSREGTPDASSSSRLWPTPKIVSVSSMAVLDSEAKQRLRKQIIPSQAEAASTSTGTLDVEADQSIRQPTTTTSSPTKDQTTAEPPTKVVRLADDAEDAVPEAEAPQPAQLGFWDRERRIAGMKNSLFRLQDVVTRVSKVSQSQAAKIRELQAKAESVPQVMCDPRCVELQRTLAILGIGDEIFVKLAGIISDSQPATEFFNPKAAAIMNLIRDYTSLY